A genomic region of Govania unica contains the following coding sequences:
- a CDS encoding YdcH family protein, translating into MGDLDEDEEDLRLRLHDLVTEHRDLDDAIEALLRDGFFNQLQVQRLKRKKLRIKDEISQLQSKLIPDIIA; encoded by the coding sequence ATGGGTGATCTCGACGAGGATGAAGAAGATCTTCGCTTGAGACTGCATGACCTCGTAACCGAACATCGCGATCTCGATGATGCCATTGAAGCATTGTTGCGAGACGGATTTTTCAATCAGCTCCAGGTGCAACGCCTGAAGCGCAAGAAGCTGCGAATCAAAGACGAAATTTCACAGCTCCAATCCAAGCTGATCCCAGACATTATCGCCTGA
- a CDS encoding GGDEF domain-containing protein, whose protein sequence is MKINESRSIGPIRNVRRYGSSTSEAVSSVNAPRNIQDTASVLGIPAEEMTPKVRAAIMQLMEEVDRARRDLDAAQSKITDLEKLADQDPMTHMTNRRAFVRELGRMISFAERYDIPTSLVYFDVNDLKSINDSLGHPAGDAAILHVARIIQQNIRGSDVAGRLGGDEFAILLPNAGEEAAQTKAASLAHAIHDTPLVTHGQTLHLKVAYGASSFRPGDDAATALASADRAMYAHKKKLKTNLL, encoded by the coding sequence ATGAAAATAAACGAGTCGCGTTCCATCGGCCCTATTCGCAACGTGCGCCGCTATGGCAGCAGTACCAGCGAAGCCGTATCGAGCGTCAATGCCCCGCGCAATATCCAGGACACAGCCAGCGTGCTCGGCATCCCGGCCGAGGAAATGACGCCCAAGGTGCGCGCCGCCATTATGCAGCTTATGGAGGAGGTCGACCGCGCACGCCGTGACCTCGATGCGGCTCAAAGCAAAATCACCGACCTTGAAAAGCTCGCCGATCAGGATCCGATGACGCATATGACCAACCGGCGCGCCTTTGTGCGCGAGCTTGGGCGTATGATTTCCTTTGCCGAGCGCTATGATATTCCAACCAGTCTGGTCTATTTCGACGTCAATGATCTTAAATCCATCAATGACAGTCTGGGCCATCCGGCCGGAGACGCCGCCATTCTTCATGTGGCGCGGATCATACAGCAAAATATTCGTGGTTCCGATGTGGCGGGGCGGCTCGGCGGCGATGAATTTGCCATATTGCTGCCAAATGCCGGAGAAGAGGCCGCCCAGACCAAGGCGGCAAGCCTCGCCCACGCCATTCATGACACGCCGCTTGTCACGCACGGCCAGACCCTTCATCTGAAGGTGGCCTATGGCGCCTCATCCTTCCGCCCGGGAGATGACGCCGCAACGGCACTCGCCAGTGCCGACCGCGCCATGTATGCCCATAAGAAAAAGTTGAAGACGAACCTGCTCTGA
- the purE gene encoding 5-(carboxyamino)imidazole ribonucleotide mutase, with product MGSQSDWPTMQSAADILDAFGVAYEARVVSAHRTPERLFNYAKTAKSRGLKVIIAGAGGAAHLPGMVASLTTLPVFGVPVESKSLKGLDSLLSIVQMPGGVPVGTLAIGKAGAKNAGLIAASILALGDAALDRRLEAWRQAQTDSVSEEPTPE from the coding sequence ATGGGCAGCCAGTCCGATTGGCCGACCATGCAGAGCGCCGCCGATATTCTGGATGCGTTCGGCGTGGCTTATGAAGCTCGTGTCGTGTCGGCCCACCGCACGCCTGAACGTCTGTTCAATTATGCGAAAACTGCCAAAAGCCGGGGTCTCAAGGTGATCATCGCCGGGGCCGGGGGCGCCGCCCATCTGCCGGGCATGGTGGCCTCGCTCACGACCCTGCCGGTATTCGGCGTGCCGGTCGAAAGCAAATCCCTCAAAGGTCTCGACAGTTTGCTGTCCATCGTGCAGATGCCGGGCGGGGTGCCGGTCGGGACTTTGGCCATCGGCAAGGCCGGGGCCAAGAACGCGGGCCTGATTGCGGCGTCCATCCTGGCTTTGGGTGACGCCGCGCTCGACCGTCGTCTCGAAGCCTGGCGCCAGGCGCAGACGGATTCGGTCAGCGAAGAACCTACTCCGGAATAA
- a CDS encoding 5-(carboxyamino)imidazole ribonucleotide synthase yields MITTAPGKIIGIMGGGQLGRMLAQAAAELGYRCHIYAPAGDNPAFAVAAEATVADYSDGEALAAFAAKVDVVTYEFENIPVEAVELLAAIRPVFPDARALGVTQDRMAEKDFITAAGGRTAPYAAVDTVRDAEAAMAKFGLPLVLKTRRFGYDGKGQVIVREAAALGDAVAKLGTTGLIAEGFVSFERELSVVLARGQDGAIAAYPLVENRHVDHILDETIAPAEASPELLQKAEAVARAIIAELKYVGVLAVEMFVTGDGIIVNELAPRVHNSGHWTMDACAVGQFEQHIRAICGLPLGDPRPHSRAVMKNLLGDDIGRWAEFLGEPGLCFHNYGKAEPRPGRKMGHVTRLTPFGI; encoded by the coding sequence GTGATCACCACTGCTCCCGGCAAAATCATCGGCATTATGGGCGGCGGCCAGCTTGGCCGCATGCTGGCGCAGGCGGCGGCCGAGCTTGGCTATCGCTGCCATATCTATGCCCCGGCGGGAGACAACCCGGCCTTCGCGGTGGCGGCAGAGGCGACGGTCGCTGATTATAGCGACGGTGAGGCTCTGGCCGCGTTTGCCGCCAAGGTCGATGTGGTGACCTACGAGTTCGAGAATATCCCGGTCGAAGCGGTCGAGCTTCTGGCCGCCATCCGTCCGGTGTTCCCCGATGCCCGCGCCCTTGGCGTGACGCAGGACAGGATGGCCGAAAAGGATTTCATCACGGCGGCGGGTGGCCGCACGGCTCCCTATGCGGCGGTGGATACTGTCCGCGATGCCGAGGCGGCCATGGCCAAGTTCGGCCTGCCGCTGGTGCTCAAAACCCGCCGCTTCGGCTATGACGGCAAAGGCCAGGTGATCGTGCGCGAGGCTGCCGCACTCGGTGATGCGGTGGCAAAACTTGGCACCACCGGGTTGATCGCTGAAGGCTTCGTGAGTTTCGAGCGTGAGCTGTCGGTGGTGCTCGCCCGTGGGCAGGATGGCGCGATCGCTGCCTATCCGCTGGTTGAAAACCGTCATGTGGATCATATTCTCGATGAGACCATCGCCCCGGCGGAGGCAAGCCCGGAACTTCTGCAAAAAGCCGAGGCAGTCGCCCGGGCGATCATCGCCGAGCTCAAGTACGTGGGCGTGCTCGCCGTCGAAATGTTCGTCACCGGCGACGGGATCATCGTCAATGAACTCGCCCCCCGCGTTCACAATTCCGGTCACTGGACCATGGACGCCTGCGCCGTCGGCCAGTTTGAACAACATATCCGCGCCATATGCGGCCTCCCCCTCGGCGACCCGCGTCCGCACAGCCGAGCGGTGATGAAAAACCTGCTCGGCGATGACATCGGCCGCTGGGCGGAGTTTCTGGGGGAACCCGGCCTCTGCTTCCACAACTACGGCAAAGCCGAACCCCGGCCCGGCCGCAAGATGGGCCACGTGACACGGCTAACACCGTTTGGGATCTAA